The Phragmites australis chromosome 13, lpPhrAust1.1, whole genome shotgun sequence DNA window GACAGTTATGTTAATATCGGTGTTATCTCAATAcctatgtttaattttttttttcaaatcggACACTCCGAATTCAAGTTAGATTCGGATACCCGTATTAGATTTAAGTTATATTTCATATgtctaaattttatttacccAATCATATATCTAAATTCGAGTCGGATTTCAACATTAATGTTTGTGTCAAGTAACACTGGTATGAGTACTTACAAATACGTGTTGTAACTTATACGCGTGGCACAGTTCAGTTCGAGTACAGTACATAAAGTTCCCCTTCAACTTAATATAtacacgcatgcatgcacctTGGATACGTCGTCTCACCAAATTGTATTGCGTACGTGCATCGATCGCCACCACGTCACACCCGCGTCATGGTCGACATGGCGCCTCCCCTCCGCCCGTGGGCCGACCTCGAGTCCGGCATCATCTCACGCATCGCCGACTCCTGCGCGCTCAAGGACTACGCCTCCTGCCGCTCCGTCTGCGGACCCTGGCGCTCCgccctcccgccgccgctgtcGCGGCCCCTCGCCGTCCTCTCCGCGGACGACGCCGCGGGCCACCCCGTGTCGATCGCGGCCTGCTCCCTCCACGCGCACCGCTGGTCCAGGCTCCTCGGCCTGCAACAGCCGACCAGGCTTAGCGCCAGCGGATGCCGCTGCGTCGGCGCGCGCGACGGGTGGGTCGCCCTCGTCGCCGGCGACGCCGAGACGGGCGTGGGCGCAGGACCCCTGCTGTTCAATCCGTTCACCGGCGAGGAGATCCCGCTGGACTCGTCGCTGTACGAGCCCAAGCACGAGCTGGCGCCCAAGATCGTGTTCTCGCCGAACCCCACGCCGCGAGACTTCGCCGCGGTGAGCGTCTGCCGGCCCAACAGGGTCGCCGTGCAGAGGGCGTGCGGCGGCTGCTCGTTCATCATCATCGAGGAAACGGAAGGGCTCATGGACGGGGCCGTCCTGGTCGATGTGGCGTACGGCGACGACGACAAGGTCTACTGCCTGGCGCTGGACGGTGAGGTGCACGTGCTTCACCtcaaccgccgccgccgtggcacCTCCTGGATGCCGGCGGTGGAGGTGAGGAGACTGCTTGGACCACTGCTGAGCGTGCCCCTCGGAGCCGACGCCTTCCCGCCGCCGTACAACACCATCTCCCAGTTCACAGACGCCAAGAACCTGGTGCTCTGCGACGGCGTGCTGTACCAGATATGGAGGCGGCCCAGCGGCGAAGGCTCTGCCACCGTCGACGCGCCGCCCGGAGGAGCAGGGCGGTGGATTCACATCTTTGAGGGCGACGTCTTTGTTCTGAGGTACGACCGAGGGAGCTGCCCGTGCTGGACCGTGGCCGAGGAGAAAGACCTAAGTGGCAACGCTGTGTTCGTCGGGATGAACGATGCGGCGGTGGTGCGTGGCGAGGGCGTGAGCGCTAACAGCGTGTACTACTTTGACGGCCCGCGCGGGAGAGACTACGAGGCCGTCGTGTACAACATGGCAACCGGAACCTCTGTgcggtggccggcggcgacCGCAGGCATGTCGAGCCCCGCCTGGTACTTCTTGCCGGCCGGCGAGAGCCGGCGCGTGGAAGCAGTAGCAATTGACGTGGAAGCCACATCTGAGGAAGCAACTTCTCCCGAATATGACGAGATGGAGCATCCTGTGTTCCGTCCCAAAAGAACCAAGAATTTGCTTGGTAGGTTACATTATTATGGTAGTCTTGGTGAAGTTTAAACTTGGAGAGTTAAATTTGCGTTTGTTAgcttttgagtgaaaaagaacTGTCAATTCCAACTTGTTCGTCAGAATTATAACTGGAAAACTCATGGTTCATACCACATCTGAGGAGTATGCTTGAAGACTGGACTGCGAAAATAAAATAGAGTAAACACAGATAACTCGATCATCTACCCTCCTTATTCAGCCATTACCCAGCTCAGGCGAAACTGGAAACAGATGCTGCTCCAATCGTACTGTGTGCACAAGAATCGCGCAACATATATATCATAACTCTACAGGTCCGGACATTATGTTCTAAGTAGCATCTCCAGCGTGGAACTGAAGACAAATCAAACGAGGAGATAGTGGGAACTAGCTCATGTGCGGTGGTGGCGAAGTCTCAAGTCGTTACAGTAGAACTTCACCCAACAAGGTTCAAATTCCGGTGTCCACCAATTCACTAGTCACTACACACACTAGTGCACTCAGTGCTACCCACATGTGCTGAGGAAGGTACAGAAGAGAGCCCTCCTGATCAGCGCCGCGCCACAAAGCGATCTTTGATCTCTCCCTCTAAGCCTCTGCTGCTAGCTATTGAATGTGTGTATGACAATTGCAGCGGACTGGCGATCAATGGTGTGTGCAAGAGGGGAAAGGGTCGCTCGGAATGTTCACCTGTGGGAAACACTTTCTGCTTGCCCttaaaaagtgaaaaaaaaatcaaacaacatGTGGGAAAAActaaagatgtctaaatggatcgtgcctactgggccggcctgAGGCAAGGCTCTGTAGGcacagcccaggcacggcacgggccacgggccgtgcctgggccgagcgcgcggcacgacgggccggcacagcacggcccggctgagtcgggccggcacgggcacggcccaacATGATCCGGCCCGGCACGTAAATGCccgattattttctattttttatatatatttttaattttgtatctattttttatattttgtatctatttttatatatatttttatctattttctatatattttttctattatatatattttttcattctctatatatttttttatctatttcggcccgcCGGGCTGACCGGGCCGTCGGGCCGAAATTGTGCCCGGGCCGACCTGGCACGGCAAGGTCACTGACGGGTCGTACCGTAggccgaggggaaggcacgcgggccggcacagCACAGCCCGTTACAGTAGATGGGCTGTGCCGTAGCCGGGCCGCGCCAAgccgggcccgtgccgggccggcctgAATGGCCCATTTAGTCATGTTTAGGAGGAACCACAAATTTAGTTAATAAAGTATAAATATGCACCAAATTCGCGCCATAAAGGATTTGAACTTAGGTGATCTCAGCATATATCTACACCCACAATCAATTAAGATAGGCTCAAGTATTTGCCCTTAAATTTGGGCACATCATGGATGTTGTGGCGAGGTCTATGGTGTGGAAGTAAATGTTACACTCTAGCGAGTGCTTACTAATGGTAAAAAAATACCAGCTAAGCACCTGTCCCTCATAGTGGATGGAGTGAAGTGATCCTATTGCCAAGGCATTCAAGTAAAAGAAACATCATTTCAATTCCTGAGTCTATGGTTATATCATCCTCTCCCATGTTACCTTATTTCATGCCTGTTGATTGTGTGATGCTGTAACAACTCAGGACCTGATTGGTAGAGTTCCAAAACCTGATTCTCTTGCTTCACTTCCTGACTATATGGTGAAATTGATTTTGTGGTGGAATTGATTACGTCTTTGAAACCATTTGGCAAGCTGGCTGACTCCTAATTTCTGAGAGAAGATTGTGCTAGAATTGTCCCTTTTACCCTTGGTAGTCAGACTTCTATGCAAGGCACACTGTATGTTGACTTGATACATGCAATTTTAGTTACGGTAATAAGTACAGAATatatgttgtaacttgtaagaTAGATTAGATAGTAATATCATTAACTGAATTTAAGGTCAAACCACCATTCTTTAGACAAAAATTTAGACAAGATTAAAATTCAGAAAGAGCAAATCATTGTTTTTGCAATTGCCGTATCACAGCTACAACTTCACAAGAACAGAATGCAAGCACTAATCATCCATCTAAACATGAACAATTTTAGAGTTATCAAATCACACCTACAGCTACACAAGCACAAATTTGCTACCACTGCGCATCCATTTTTGCAGCAATAATCATCCATTCAGTGACCATTTGTAGCTGCAAATATCAGTGTTTCAGATCTACAGGGAGAAAGAGGAATAGAAGAGCAGGGCTTATGCATGTTGAGCGCCAGACGGTGGTTTACCAGAATTGGGTGGCAGGTGTTGGTGGCAGAGTCTACTCAAGGGTTGGAGTGTAAGAGGAGAGGGGCCACGCCAGGGTGGTGGTTGGAGGAGAGAGCGACAAACCCTAAACACCCATGGTCGGCGGTCGGGGGAGAGGGGCCACCAGAGAGGGGCACTGTAGTGGGTTGGTGGAGAGGGGTGAGCCTGCAGTTGTTTGGCGGCGGTCAGTCGCATGGAGGAGTCTGGCGGCATCAACAGTCTCCTTTGCGACGATTGGAGATAGTGACATCctctcacaagtggctagtgtAGGGGGAAATGTGGGACACTCTGAATATCCCGTATTCCCACGACTGCCAAAAAGTCAGTCACACACATAGTAGTATGATACCAGTTTTATTACATATGATAGTAAAGTTTTACAGAAGCAAAGACTTAACGGGCAAGTTTTACAACGCAAATCCAAAGTCTAATTTACATCCGTAAAAAAGACCTGAAAAGAAACTAGAGAAACCACAAGACACGCCTGAACGCAGAAAGGACCTAAAACACAAAGTCATCCCCTAATAAACCATGCGTGGCCAAGGGCTAGTGGAAATTTTTTCCTTCCCTTTCTGCAGCCACAATGCGTACTCTCGCCATATAAACCGAACTCGGGTGCCATCTTCTTTCCCATGACCGGCAGTTGCGCGAGCTCCTTCCCCATCGTTGATCTTCCATCCCCGAGCTCATGTGGGGTGACCTGTGCCACTGAGATGTTCCACACTCCAAGGTGAGGCTCGTCGGCATTTCCCCTGCCTTTCCCGAGCTCTCTTTGTTCTTCTTCGCGCACGGCCGGGCGTCGCCACCATTTACAGCGTTGAACTTGCTCTGCTCACTGCGTGCCACCACCACCAGTTCAAATCGGTCCTCTGCGTCATGCTAAATCTCCTGGAGCTGGCCTCGGCCGTCACCTGGAGACCACTTGCcgcaagagagctccacagagCCACCCACCATGGTTGCCCAAGCTTGATGGATCAAGCCCAAGGGGTAGATCAGGTCAATATGGACCCTGGACCCACTATCATCACAGGGGTTATTGAGTCTGTGtaagaaaaagaaattaaagTTTAAGTGATTTTGGGTAATTAGGAAAAATGTCGGAAATAGTTATTGTACACTATTAAATCGGCTGTACACTGGAAAACGCGTCAGAAACTCTtcatagctccaaaaattataaaatatgttATGTTAACTTTGTATTGACATGCTTTGTATGTTAAAAATAATACTAACCATTAAGTATTTCATGAAATTCCTGTAATGAATTAAATGTGCTTAAacttcaataattcataattaaataatgCCATGTCCAAAATTagcgaaaccaattttgctagccTTGTTACGAGCTTATCTATCTAGAAAAAGTATCGGTTCACATGTTATACTTATTTAGCCTTATATTTTAGGTTAGGGCTTGAAAAAAGCCTActcaaaatataaatattgtacAAAAATTAATAAGGATCTAAACTAAATCATTCCCAATGCAATGCATTCATAACATGTGGCACTGCATATCCTTTGAATGTCGTGCGTTGCAGAACATTTCTCATCACACCGCATCATGTTAATTACGATGCATTTTTCATTCTTTTAGCGATCGATGAACCAGAGAGTGATGCATGGATTATCGAGGTTGAACCTGAGCTGGAGATTGATTGTGAAGCATCTAAGCACAAAGGTTTGGAAAACTCTGGTATAAAGCGAGTGATGTTAGTTTCCCGCCATGGTTAAGACAAGTGCATGACGAACCTATGGATGTGTGTCATCTGGTTTGGCTTTCTATCTGTTATGTTATTGAATTCTTCATGATTCATGCGTTCCTATGATTTCGTAATTCAAGTTTTGATGTGATGTTTCATGTTCTTGATTCCTATCTTCGTGATGAACCTTTCATATCATTCATGTTCTATAGAGTGTACCAATCTATGGATGTGCTATTAATTCTTATCGTGTGATGGCATGGTTTGTTTGTTGTCATTTGTGTTTTCTTGATCACTTTCAACTATGTTTACTCAACATTCATTTTCCTTGTGTTTTATTCGAATGAAGTTTCATGAATATCGTTCAAGTTCCATGGACTGTTCAAATCTATGGATGTGTTGTTCCTTTACATTTCATTCATATTCCGGTAGTCTGGATGTGTAATTTAGTTATTATATTCATGTTCCTGTGAGTAAGTGATGGCCCTACTTGCTCGGCTTTATCGATCAATGCTAAGGATGTATTctggattgtttgttttagGTGGAAATTACCATTTGTTGCTGGTTTTCAAGAAATTCGGGTTTGTTCGTTTTAGACAAAAACAACCGCTCATTGTTAGTTTTAAAGAAATTTAGGTTTGTCCGTTTCAAATGGAAACTATCGTTCATTGTtgtttcaagaaaaagaaaaaatctacTATTTTCCATTCTTCATTGGCTTTAATGATATGTATGTTCTTCTGGGATCCGTATCGCACCTGCTGAGTGTTTTTACTCACTCttgtgttttattttatttttaggtaTTGAATGGTTGTGACATGCATGGAAGGGGGTAGAACCACGTTCAACACACTTACACCAATACTTAGTTTTTTCAGTAATGCCATAGATTAGTAATTGCTAGCTTGGTCCATTAAGTGGCTCAGGGTTGTGTTGGTCGAATGTATCGGGTCCATGAGTTGTATTGGGTCCTAGCTTTGGCTATGATACTTTTTTttctgtttatatatatataatgtttgTGGAATTTGTGGGTTTTCGATTGTCCAGGTAAGATTCAGGTTCGATGGAGACTCTGCCAAAATTTTCAGAAAGTTTCATATTTAGTGGGATTTAGGTGTTAGGCGGTGACCTTTGGGTAGATGAATACCTGGAGCGTTACAGAAAGATAGGGTGGGTTTTGTCCCGATGATAATGGTGGATAAAACCACCCAAGTGGATAGGGAGGTCTAAAATAAAGAGGAAAGAATTGGGTAGAGAGCTGGTTTATTCTGCTCCCCGCGCCCGGTGCAAAAGATGAGAATCGCTCCCCTGCTTCTCCGATGTAAGCTGAATGAAAAATGAGTGTTTAGTAGAGCTTCTCAGATTCTAAAGGGGAAATTAACCTGGGGGAGCTATACCAAATAGGTTCTTAATATACCTAAATTGCGAGGGAGAAAGAATAAAGCTCAACAATTCCACGATGTAGGAGATCAGCAACGGAATCGTAACCAGGGTTTCAAAATTCGACGGTTAATAAGTGAATatcacggttaccgaccttACCGCTCTGGCTAGATTTTGAAATGCGAACGGTtatcgaatttgaattaaaaaaattaaattggatttgaaaaaaaaaatccataaaaaactagaggcaATTCTAAGACGAtatgtgaaaataaattttaaaaaaatggcgTTTGCATTGAGAAATATGTGCTCAAGTATTGTAACATTGGAaaaggtcaaaaaaaaaaagagaaaaaggctGAAACGGGCCGAATGCACAATGCAAACGGCCCGTTTCGGCCCAACTCAATGGGATAAGATCGTTGGCTTTGTCGCGAGCTCATCCTCGTGTTCATCGATTCAGCCACAGCAAAAACTTCACCTCTGCCGCGAGCTCCGCCAGATCTGCCAAGTGGCTGAAGCAATCCAGAGGAGAAAGCTCAGAAATAGGTCAGGAGATGACGGTAACAGAGCGCATTTGAGCGGTAACTGAGCGCATTGCGGGGAGCTTCTCACGTCTGGCGACCGAGCGTATTGCAACGGTAACCAAGCCTGTGCGGTCGGTAAGTCGCTAAATCTGAGCGATTTATTGCTTAAATAGGTCGGTTACTGCTAGTAGGACTTGACAGTTTCGGCGTTGATGCGGTCGATTTTTTGTGtgattcgctcggttatcaACAGGAttcgctcggttaccgagcttgGTTAGGGTTAGTTCAAAGTGGTTAGTATCGGTTAGCGTTGGTTAGTGTCTAGTACTTAGTTTAGTTCAATGTTTACTCGTTGTTGGAATTTGTGGAGTGCTAAtaggatgatatatgttgttttgcaGTAATAGATGACAGATAGAGATGTggtgttgcagcacgaggacaATTAGGCCCTGGagtttaggtgcaattactgcaataagaaaaagaaaaacgatggtgccacaaggttgaaagaacatttggcagtgTGCGGATCGAATGTTATATATTGcgatagggtgcctccagatgtgcATGATTACTTCAGGCgtgagctggatagggcaagagataaggGGAAGGGAAGGTCTGAGGAGAGGCTTTGGAGGCAAGAGTCAGCAAGAGTTTAgatagatttgacaagcgataatGAGGAGACGAAAGAGGAACAAGTGCAGTGTGCCATGTCTCGGTttagggaggaggaagagttcaggaggagggcaggtgagtcctacgagcatggaggtAGTAGTGTAAGTGATAGATGAGGCAATGCGTTAAAGAGAATGCTTAAGAGGGCATCTTCAAACAGGGAGCCACCATCAAGTGTTAAGGATTACAATGTTGTTGTAGCAAAAACCCATATGCAGTAGATGATTGACATGGGGTCATGGAGTGCGAAGGGAAATTATGCAAAGGCAActattggtttggcatggtccaaattttttcacactttaggtattcctggtagaagggcgGACGACACATTCTTTTTTGCTGCAGTGAAAGACACGAAAATGGGGTGAGTGATAAAGTTTGCAATAaaatttattgttgtcattttttttttctttttgacttatgaCCATCTGTTGTATAACATGAGATGGTTTCACATCTTCAATTGACCGGGATATAGATAGTAAGTAACTGTATAAGTACGAGAGTGCATTGAAGAGGATATTTGACAAGTGAAAGCTAAAATGATCAGAGTATGGTGTAACTATCATATGTGATTCTTGGACTAGACCGACACACATggatattattaatttatttttatattacaaTGGTCGTATATTTTTTCATAAGTATGTAGATGCGACTGGCTACAGCCAAGATGCCAAGTATTTGAACAATATACATTGTTTTACTGCATTGTTAACTTAATATTAcaattattatatatttatttggttgattcgtTTATACAGTGATAAGATCAGTGGTCAATAATGTGAGGCCACAAAATATTGTGCACTGTTACTTTTAATCACTGCGTTAGTATTTGTTTGCTGTATGTATGCAATGGATGTAGTGTCCCGATGATCCAGATcggagctcggtggtgtttttttttttctttctgcttTCGctgtttaattaaaataaaaaaaaggcatCAGCTGAAAACAGTTATTTGATtctgcttcttcagttcttgGAGCTGAACTGCTGAAGCGAAAGCAAAGCCACAGTCAGCAAGCGCCCCAATCCACCGGCCACCGCCTCCTACTTATCGTTTTGGTTAGCAACCCGGGGTCGGAAGAAGAGCAGCATCGGGACGGGTACGACCAGCAGATGACCATCTTCTCGTCGGACGGCCGCGTCTTTCAAATTTTATATTGAAGATATTTAACTATTTATCACTCTTAACAGTAACAATTCACGCTCGTCGGACGACCAGCTGATGAGATCTCTTGCCGGACGGCCACGTCTTTCAGATCCCGTATTGGAGATATTTAATTATTTGCCAGGTAAGAATTCACACTCGCATTTGATATATGGGATCATCTGAGTTTATGGTGACAAATTTGTTACCCCTCGCATGATGTCCGTTGACAACAGCGGCACCGCGGCGCCAAGTCGTTGACAACAGCGGCACCGTCGCCGTCGGCGTCAGATGCGACGACGGGGTAGCCCATAGTCATGGCCAGCTCCTTGCTTCTATTTCCCATCCGATTGCCGCTGGCACGAATCTCCTTTAATTTGGACCGGGAGAGAGGAAAGCTATTGCTAGGGTTTGAGGCGGGGAAGCGGGTGCGTTGGACCTTGAGCTTGCACTGGATGGAACCTGCGTCGGCTGTCGCCGCCGGCGGATCGCCCAGAGAGGAGGGGAGAACGAGCTGCCCATCTCAAGGAGGAGGTCTTATTTAAATCTTTTAGGGGAAGTTTCACCATCGCCATACATCCCGCGCCACCACCGGTCAACCGAACGCATCCAGCCGCGGTGCCGGCGCCGGAACCGCCGGTTTCACAAGCGCCGCTGCCTCCAGCATCGCGCAACCGTCGGCTGAGCCACCGTCTTCTCCTGGAGCCACCCTCGCCGCGAGTCCGCGCGACGCCaccatggagaagaagaaggcgacgacggcgagaAGCCATGTGGGGGGCGAGCAGTGGGCCCGCCCTTGCGTTGCTGTCGTCTCCATGGCCTGGCTGCCCTCCTCGACCTGCTCCACCTCCATTGTCCTCACCCCCGGAGCTGCTGACGGCTGACCACATACGACAAATGCTccatcttcaacatcttctctCCTCTGTTCGCGTCGCCATTTGTCAATGCGAGTCATATATTCTCGAATCCGCACGGCGGGGCAACATGCTTGATTGAGACTGGTGCCAGCACTGCTCGCTTTTGGTCTCCATTCGAGCTGTTGATCCATGCAAGTATGCAACTCTATGCTAGTCATATATTCCGGTGATTGGATGCAAATATGCTAGTCATATTTTCCCTGTGTCAGGCAACTCTTGTTGGTCGAACGCGACAACGTTTGCATCGCACTTCTGAGTTCTGACATGATTTGGTCAGTCTATGTACACGAAGATGCAGGCAGAGAAACTTGGGCGATACATTGCCTCTTGTTGAAGAAGCATTTTGGTATGTCAACATGCATGCAGAAGTAAACCTAGTTTCGACGAACATAGAGCTAAAAAGAATATACCAtcgctgcccccccccccccccacccggGGGCCCAAAAGAAAAAGAGCATGAAAATGTTCGTGTAACATGATTTTCTTTATGCAGGCAGCCAGGGATTACGCAAGTCCAAACTTTATTTGGGTGCTAGTTATGTAATAGCTCACAGTTCGATAATCAACCAGCAAAGCAAAGAACAACGTTATTACAGGACACCAAACAATGTCATTCACAGCTCGATAATCAACCAGTTTCGCTTTTATTGGAGCAATGTAATGCGGTAGAGTagacgcagcagcagcagccgtaCGCCAGTTCGTTCGTTCGAGGCACAGCGGATGAAAGCTCACAGCTTCGAAATAAGGCCGTTCTGGATGGCCTTAGGCAATTCGGCTTCCTTCACATCTGCATCAGAAGAGGCAGGAGGCACGTCGATCGCAGGCGAGCAGTTGAAGAATCCATGTGGCTGCAGGACAGAAACAAATTCATTAGAAATTATGAGCAACAGAAGCCAGCCTAAGATATGTAACGAAGCAACAAAGGGATCCATTGATTCAATGCCTATGACAAAAAAGTACTGAAAGACTCAAAACTGATACCATGAGCATGAAGCCGATGCGCTCCACCGGCATGACTGGCCAGTCTTCCAGCCTCGGGATATGGGTGAGACCGAACACATACCTGCAGATGGGGAACACAGTCTCGTAACAATTTGCAAGGTGTAGATTCAACGAGCAATGCAAGTTTTTAGCGTCGGATGAATGGTGTTCAAGAGAATTGAGTTCAGTGAAGAAATAAGTACCAGAGAACAATGTCAGTTTCCTCCAGGGGCCTATCCTTCTTGACCCATGTAGGTAAACCCTCATGAATACGCGGATTCTGATTGGGGAACTCCCCTCCAGGGAACATCTCGTCCCTCTTGAATGGCGTGATCCAGAGGTTGTGCTTTAAGAACCCAGCTCTCCTTAGAAATTTCGCCTCGGGAAGAGCCAACGGCAAACAGTTTGAACCCGGCACGAGCTTGTAACCAGTTGGCTGCCCAGTACGATTTACAGTTCTCGTGTTCCTTACCTGATCATCATGCGAACAAGGGTCAGAATAAGGGTAAGATTGAATATGCTCGATAAGTGATACGATTTACAGTTGGCTATGCTGTCATCTCTATTCATGGAAGTGGTTCCATACTACTTTGGTGGAAGATCAAGAGTAGTGCAATTACTAAGGAAAATGCAAGACAAGACAAACTGCTACCATTATCACCAGAGAACAGTCAATATGTTTCATCTGTTACTGAATGATCAATAGTATCATGTTATAATGTTGGGCAGAATAATTAAAGGCCAAAACAAGAAGCACGAGATCTTACTATCCAATGGCGTGCAGATGACGGATCACAATCTCGCATTGCTTGCAACTCGGACTTCAACAACTTCTCTTCCGCATAGAAAGCATTGTTATGCACATTATGCGGTCCTGCACTTTCCACTTTAACATTAACCTCGACAACCTGTGGGAGGGCGAAAGGAATGTGTGTAAAAACTACCAATCACCGTGGCTTTGACATAACACACAGATACTGCATTTGATAAAGGCACATGCAATACAAGGTGGTTTTGCACACTAGGGACTAACAAGCATAGAAGCAGCCCTGCTATGGAATTAAACTACATGGTTGAACAGAAGCATTTTGAGCAGACTGAAGCAActtatatttaattattttccaTGAAGCTTGCAATTTAAACAAATATTCATTTCAATTTCTTTTCTCTGATCCAAAGATATAACGGAATTTGGTGTACTCAAAAGCAGATCATAAATTTATCGGTGAGCAATTccattggaaaaaaaaaactagatgccAAGGCATAGAAGGCCACCCACCTGATTATAAGCCTCGTTCGGTTTGCAGTCAATAGCCATGTCCATACGGGCAACAAAGAAATGCTGATGAACAGGTGCGTACAAAGCAGGGGAAATAGTTGTGCCATATCTCCTCGATTCCCCAGGCATCAGAGCTCCCAAGCTGAGAATTCCAGTAAGCTTTACTTCTGCTTCTATTTTGCCATCCTACGGCCAATAGGAGCAGTAAATAATTACAATGCAAATGTAAGAACAGTATCAAAACTTTGTAGACAACCATATTCAAAGCTGGATTCAATAAACCTTCAGCAAGTCTCTTAATAATCACAATAACCGGCtgcaaaaaattatatattcaCAATAACCAAATTGAAAATCTTTCACGCATACGTTAGAAAACTTATATAACAAATATTAGCTCTTGTACGTTAAATGCTAATAGCTTTGTAAcattttaagagaaaaataagcTAAACAGTTACCTGATAAAAGTGCCAGTAAAAACCATATTCATAGTTTGCAACTGTACAGATAAATGAGACAGTAAGCCTCCTTGATCGCCTAACTTCTGCTAAACCAGTTCTCCAATCTTGGTGTTTCCAAAGGATTCCATGGTCCTCCTCATGCAAACAAACGCAGTTCTCAATTGTCTCCACGCCACCAGTAAAGTTTGTGAAATGTGCATCAAAATACTTTATGTAGCCCAAGCAGTCGCACCCCTGCacaaaaagaataaataatACAATCCTAGCAAAACTAAAATGTCCAAAGAGTGAAATCACCAAGAACCGAGTGAACTACCTTCT harbors:
- the LOC133889514 gene encoding uncharacterized protein LOC133889514; translation: MVDMAPPLRPWADLESGIISRIADSCALKDYASCRSVCGPWRSALPPPLSRPLAVLSADDAAGHPVSIAACSLHAHRWSRLLGLQQPTRLSASGCRCVGARDGWVALVAGDAETGVGAGPLLFNPFTGEEIPLDSSLYEPKHELAPKIVFSPNPTPRDFAAVSVCRPNRVAVQRACGGCSFIIIEETEGLMDGAVLVDVAYGDDDKVYCLALDGEVHVLHLNRRRRGTSWMPAVEVRRLLGPLLSVPLGADAFPPPYNTISQFTDAKNLVLCDGVLYQIWRRPSGEGSATVDAPPGGAGRWIHIFEGDVFVLRYDRGSCPCWTVAEEKDLSGNAVFVGMNDAAVVRGEGVSANSVYYFDGPRGRDYEAVVYNMATGTSVRWPAATAGMSSPAWYFLPAGESRRVEAVAIDVEATSEEATSPEYDEMEHPVFRPKRTKNLLAIDEPESDAWIIEVEPELEIDCEASKHKVLGAELLKRKQSHSQQAPQSTGHRLLLIVLVSNPGSEEEQHRDGYDQQMTIFSSDGRVFQILY